CGCACCACCATGTTCCTCGGTATCGCACTCTCCGAGGCGCTGGCGCTGATCGGTATCGTCGTCGGCTTCATCTTCTGATCTGAGCTATCGACATGATCAACACCACTGGAGTCCTCTACCTCGCGGCCACGGCCGGCGAGGGCACTGAGGAGCAACCGAACCCGCTGCTTCCGCACTGGTACGACATCATCTGGTCGTTGGTCGCCTTCGCCGTCGTTCTGTTCGTCTTCTGGAAGTTCGTGGTACCGATGTACCAGAAGGTGCTCGACGAGCGTCGCGAGACCATCGAGGGCGGCATCGAGCGCGCCGAGGCCGCTCAGGCCGAGGCGAACGCGTCGCTGGTCGCCTACCGCGAACAGCTCGCGGGCGCTCGTGAAGAGGCGTCGGCGATCCGCGACGAGGCGCGCCAGCAGGGCACGCAGATCATCTCGGACATGAAGGCTCAGGCCACCGCCGAGAGCGACCGGATCATCGCCAACGGTGCCGCGCAGCTGCAGGCCCAGCGTCAGCAGGTCGTCGCCGAACTGCGCAACGACGTCGGTCGCCTGTCGGTCGACCTGGCCGAGAAGCTCGTCGCCACCGATCTGTCGGACGCCACCAAGCAGGCCGGCACGGTCGATCGCTTCCTCGCGGAGCTCGACGACGTCGCCGACCCGGCCGCGAAGTAAGAGTCTCGATGATGTCGGAGCAGGTGCAGGTCGGCGAACCCGGGTTCGCCGCACCTGTTGCCGTTCCGTCGCGAAACGCCACCCAAAAGGAATGTAGGTAGATGTACGCAGC
The nucleotide sequence above comes from Gordonia sp. PP30. Encoded proteins:
- a CDS encoding F0F1 ATP synthase subunit B, which encodes MINTTGVLYLAATAGEGTEEQPNPLLPHWYDIIWSLVAFAVVLFVFWKFVVPMYQKVLDERRETIEGGIERAEAAQAEANASLVAYREQLAGAREEASAIRDEARQQGTQIISDMKAQATAESDRIIANGAAQLQAQRQQVVAELRNDVGRLSVDLAEKLVATDLSDATKQAGTVDRFLAELDDVADPAAK